From Oreochromis niloticus isolate F11D_XX linkage group LG1, O_niloticus_UMD_NMBU, whole genome shotgun sequence, a single genomic window includes:
- the baz2ba gene encoding bromodomain adjacent to zinc finger domain protein 2B isoform X10: MESGERLVSPAPTLSAARTSSPAASSSSSSSSSSSSSSPAPHSKSSLAPSPSALGSTLSASGRLFGAAGEQPFIGSTLSSAFPLVNHPAFGALYTAGAGRPEFGGLGSLGMSAALAAHPQLGALSEWWRAAEAHGRGAAAFLPSFIGFPPFFAPHIQSNHSASPVPIRMPGKNSHAAPKGVNGAVNGSGACPPVTQSGSFSASPAPVQAPTKPTKNSDPANSQRSSPQNNPTEMVEKTTQKPKEKKPRKKTADTSMVSNSESGTSSDSSSDGSLSSDLEDLAEDDEDDDDDDEDDEEEDKHSELSDTEKRTKKKTKVLIPSTGTAKNDRPLSGDANRKKGTQAQKVPSNPPTLVPLPCSVSPPALSQTSPLALHSSRSRTEGPQQHFSVIQSTGLAANSKPLALLTQPRRESSPSSSPIALTTSPKAPSSTTSPKPPKLLPSNSPPHLPLSLCSSPKPLSVPSPPRSTLPMSTSPKPFGLTSSLTSSQKSSLKPPKHSVSGTAKSNKRKLLEASLAQISEFRLRQTLMSQGQTFPAELKKQQQGPNKSPKRTSLSSSPLPPVPPPPPQNNHSNLFLSSALLGLPEPHHPNGVIQSTTQDAPLALISKPRKDSASQGKSPQRDADAGSMPVNLSTGANRTQAAGQAGPPSQPPTTSPHATTGHGSRKNKTAKGKGQTPGLGQGQGQGQADPLAAWKGFSQNHLVQSLVDLFRGGESGIGIPGVSIPGVGIPGVGIPGTCNPTAGLPANKESDDSGDDDDEEDDDLEEEEDEEDSDDSLSESDTNSDSDISGKKVKELKLLPSGSSKKEMTPHRLTKGPELLNTSTNHTATSCSPLNLQVIKTPTIATSSSALAYHSSPGSSSCSLASPLGLGKRKRVMDEKELMIPLELGWRRETRIKSVAGRPQGEVAYYAPCGKKLRQYPDVMKGLQWSLLKEEEVIPRILAMEGRRGRPPNSERQLAGEGAKGNRRRKGRPPNVGDPLAPEGPSPSQVKLLRKLEAQEIARQAAQMKLMRKLEKQALARAAKEARKQQAIMAAEERRKQKEQIKILKQQEKIKRIQQIRMEKELRAQQILEAKRKKKEEAANAKILEAEKRIKEKELRRQQAEMLKQQERERRRQHVMLMKAVEARKKAEERERLRQEKRDEKRLNKERKLEQRRLELEIARELKKPNEDMCLSDHKALPDFSRIPGLILPGRAVSDCLMLMQFLRGFGKVLGLDVNTDVPTLGMLQEGLLNVGDSMGQVQDLLVKLLSLAVCDPGLPPGQKTKTMLGDHLTNVGINRDNVSEVLQMYMGAHCANTDLAPLALSLKTKAFQAHTPAQKASILGFLANELACSKAVISEIDKNLDQMANMRKDKIIMEGKLKKLRTIYAKRTGKREASMGVEENQSVGTPSSATKRKRKLGGDSEDDDDDDDDSDDQPEEEEEEEEEEIKKVKKVETYDEDEVDHATSVEELEKQIEKMAKQHHQTRRKLFEISHSLRSMMYGQDRYRRRYWVLPHCGGVFIEAMESGEAPEELEEERQRRRRAAEEVKVKEEPQEIELQKEKPTNLDGQSVRTQDLEQQKEEEKEHEGKKNSPTLFYQQPGCVTKLCALREVSKDIGKESVKAEDKESPHVRQNGSPLGTPVTTTVSTSSPTHNTLEPATAAATAPSMVTANDTTNIPPLASSSLSAPCLPAARESPGNTPPTSSPAPSPHLAFQANDQLLRVLTERSGHWFSLLPRNPCDLSSLTTTPSGVPRVSPQASSTPARPRSPPPSPALPLTPSAASASASPHHPTGILSYPLSTLQVKSGGSLLGVSFASWPSGMISPSLPLCSSPSPMPGHSVEGNTAASVSSKSESPLPRIEKTCSMPSPALEMPKSLDHAMPRPIPEEMLTGWWRVSDIEELRALVNALHSRGIREKALQRQMQKYMEIIPQVCTKHRDVAMIELHELEESQVSVESVRGWCVEEQAMEMDIAILQQVEELERKVTAASLQVKGWTYPDPQSEREDLVYYEHKPLTKSTASATNTGDKESKEHLEERGEKGGVMRHPDNPLDIAVTRLADLERNIERRYLRSPLGTTIQIRLDNVGTVTVPAPAPSTSADREGSEEEVAHGMKVWRKALSEVRSAAQLAMCIQQLQKSIAWERSIMKVYCQMCKKGDNEDLLLLCDGCDKGCHTYCHKPKITSIPEGDWYCPACISKASGPSPKSKKPPAKPVASSGGSSKKGGEAKKNGKQAGNGEVSEDDSASASSTPKKGAKDTSRKRKMEESSPALTASNQESPGCVKRAKTARDNNRDLGLCRVLLAELERHQDAWPFLTPVNLKSVPGYRKVIKKPMDFSTIREKLVSSQYQNLETFIIDVNLVFDNCEKFNEDNSDIGRAGHNMRKFFEKRWTELLKQTN; the protein is encoded by the exons ATGGAGTCTGGAGAGCGGCTGGTCTCCCCTGCGCCCACCCTGTCTGCTGCTCGCACCTCCTCCCCTGCGGCCTCttcctcatcctcatcctcttcttcttcctcttcgtCATCGCCTGCTCCGCACTCTAAGAGCAGCCTGGCCCCGAGCCCCTCAGCACTGGGATCCACCCTCAGCGCCTCTG GCCGTCTGTTTGGAGCAGCAGGAGAGCAGCCCTTCATTGGCTCCACATTGTCAAGTGCCTTCCCTCTGGTCAACCACCCAGCATTTGGAGCCCTCTACACTGCCGGAGCAGGCAGGCCGGAGTTTGGAGGCCTGGGCTCTCTAGGCATGTCAGCTGCTCTGGCTGCCCATCCCCAACTAGGAGCCCTCTCTG AGTGGTGGCGAGCTGCCGAAGCCCATGGACGGGGAGCTGCTGCCTTTCTCCCCTCTTTCATCGGCTTTCCCCCATTCTTCGCCCCTCACATTCAGTCCAATCACAGCGCCAGTCCTGTTCCGATCAGGATGCCCGGCAAGAATAGCCATGCTGCACCTAAAG GGGTGAATGGTGCAGTGAATGGAAGTGGGGCCTGCCCTCCCGTCACACAATCAGGGAGCTTTTCTGCGAGTCCGGCTCCTGTTCAGGCACCAACCAAGCCAACCAAAAATTCAGACCCTGCTAATAGCCAGCGTAGCAGCCCTCAGAACAATCCCACAGAGATGGTGGAAAAGACGACTCAGAAACCTAAAGAGAAG AAACCAAGGAAGAAGACAGCTGACACTTCTATGGTGAGCAATAGTGAGTCAGGCACATCATCAGACAGCTCAAGTGACGGGTCCCTCAGCAGTGATCTGGAAGACCTAGcagaggatgatgaagatgatgatgacgatgacgaGGACGACGAAGAAGAGGACAAACACAGCGAACTGTCTGACACAGAGAAGCggacaaagaagaaaacaaag GTTTTGATACCCAGCACTGGAACTGCAAAGAATGACAGACCACTCTCTGGGGATGCCAACAGAAAGAAAGGCACCCAGGCCCAAAAGGTCCCCTCCAATCCCCCGACCCTCGTGCCCTTACCCTGCTCTGTCTCTCCTCCCGCCTTGTCCCAAACCTCACCGCTGGCTCTTCACAGCTCCAGGTCCCGGACAGAGGGACCACAGCAACACTTTAGTGTGATCCAGTCCACTGGCCTGGCTGCCAACTCAAAGCCCCTGGCACTCCTCACTCAACCCCGCAGGGAGTCGTCACCGTCTTCCTCCCCCATAGCGCTCACCACATCTCCAAAGGCACCGTCCAGCACCACTTCTCCCAAACCTCCCAAGCTGCTGCCCTCCAACTCCCCTCCGCACCTTCCCCTCTCCCTCTGCTCCTCCCCTAAGCCTCTCTCAGTTCCCTCTCCACCCCGCTCGACTCTCCCGATGTCTACCTCCCCAAAACCTTTTGGTTTGACCTCATCTTTAACAAGCTCCCAGAAGTCCTCACTGAAGCCACCAAAGCACTCTGTCTCTGGCACCGCCAAATCCAACAAAAGGAAACTGTTGGAAGCTTCACTAGCGCAGATCAGTGAGTTCAGGCTGCGACAG ACTCTCATGTCCCAAGGGCAGACGTTCCCAGCTGAGCtaaagaagcagcagcaggggcCAAACAAATCTCCCAAGAGGACATCTCTGTCTTCATCGCCATTGCCACCCGTCCCGCCTCCTCCACCCCAGAACAATCactccaacctcttcctctcaagTGCCCTGCTGGGGCTCCCTGAACCCCATCACCCAAATGGAGTCATCCAAAGCACCACTCAGGACGCACCTTTGGCCCTCATCTCCAAACCTCGCAAAGACTCTGCCTCTCAAGGCAAGTCCCCTCAGCGTGACGCTGATGCTGGGTCGATGCCTGTCAATCTGAGCACAGGGGCAAACAGGACCCAGGCAGCCGGCCAGGCTGGGCCTCCGTCACAGCCCCCCACTACCTCACCCCATGCTACAACAGGCCATGGATCCAGAAAGAACAAGACCGCCAAGGGGAAGGGACAGACACCAGGGCTAGGACAGGGACAGGGACAGGGACAAGCAGACCCTTTAGCTGCCTGGAAGGGCTTCTCTCAGAACCATCTGGTACAGTCTCTAGTAGATCTGTTTCGAGGTGGAGAGTCTGGGATTGGGATTCCTGGAGTTAGTATCCCTGGAGTTGGAATTCCTGGAGTGGGGATCCCTGGGACATGTAACCCCACAGCTGGTCTCCCAGCCAACAAGGAATCTGATGACTcaggagatgatgatgatgaggaggatgaCGATcttgaggaggaagaggatgaagaggactCAGATGATAGTCTGTCAG AGTCTGACACCAACTCGGACAGTGACATCTCTGGGAAGAAGGTGAAGGAGTTAAAGCTGCTGCCATCTGGATCATCTAAGAAGGAGATGACtccccacaggctaaccaaagGCCCAGAACTACTGAACACCTCAACGAATCACACCGCCACCAGCTGCTCACCACTCAACCTCCAGGTCATCAAGACTCCCACCATTGCCACCAGCTCCAGTGCCTTGGCCTATCACAGCTCTCCAGGCTCTTCCTCCTGTAGTCTAGCCTCTCCGTTAG GTTTAGGAAAGCGGAAGAGGGTGATGGATGAGAAGGAGTTGATGATACCTCTGGAGTTAGG GTGGCGAAGGGAAACTAGAATCAAATCGGTGGCTGGACGGCCGCAGGGCGAGGTGGCCTACTATGCCCCCTGTGGCAAGAAACTGAGGCAGTACCCAGATGTGATGAAG GGTTTACAGTGGAGCCTgttgaaggaggaggaggtcaTACCTCGTATTTTGGCAATGGAAGGTCGAAGGGGTCGTCCCCCAAATTCGGAGCGCCAGTTAGCAGGCGAAGGTGCCAAAGGTAACCGACGAAGGAAGGGACGACCCCCTAATGTAGGCGATCCACTGGCGCCTGAGGGCCCTAGTCCCAGTCAGGTCAAACTTCTGCGCAAACTAGAGGCTCAAG AAATAGCCCGTCAGGCGGCACAGATGAAACTGATgagaaaactggaaaagcagGCGCTGGCACGTGCAGCCAAAGAAGCTCGGAAACAGCAAG CTATCATGGCAGCAGAGGAGAGAAGGAAGCAGAAGGAACAGATCAAGATTCTCAAGCAGCAG gaaaagATCAAGCGTATTCAGCAAATTCGGATGGAGAAGGAACTCAGAGCGCAGCAAATTTTGGAG GCCAAAcggaaaaagaaggaagaagCCGCCAACGCCAAAATACTGGAGGCTGAAAAGCGTATAAAG GAGAAAGAGTTGAGGAGACAGCAAGCGGAGATGCTCAAACAACAG GAGAGGGAAAGGAGGAGGCAACATGTAATGCTGATGAAGGCTGTTGAGGCTCGCAAGAAAGCAGAG GAGCGTGAACGCTTGCGGCAGGAGAAAAGGGATGAGAAGCGTCTGAACAAAGAGCGTAAACTGGAGCAACGGAGGCTGGAGCTGGAGATAGCGAGGGAACTGAAGAAACCAAATGAAGATATGTGTCTGTCTGATCATAAG GCTCTCCCTGACTTCTCCAGGATTCCCGGACTCATCCTACCAGGACGTGCCGTGTCGGACTGCCTGATGCTCATGCAGTTCTTGCGAGGCTTTGGAAAGGTTTTGGGACTCGATGTGAACACGGATGTGCCCACGCTGGGAATGCTACAGGAGGGCTTGCTTAATGTGGGGGACAGCATGGGCCAAGTTCAAGACCTTCTGGTCAAACTGCTTTCTCTGGCAGTCTGTGATCCCGGTTTGCCGCCTGGACAAAAG ACAAAAACCATGCTGGGGGACCACCTGACTAACGTTGGCATCAACAGAGATAATGTCTCCGAGGTGCTACAGATGTACATGGGAGCCCATTGTGCAAATACAGATCTGGCTCCTTTGGCTCTCAGTTTGAAGACAAAGGCCTTTCAGGCTCACACACCTGCTCAGAAGGCCTCAATTCTGGGGTTCTTGGCTAACGAGCTGGCCTGCAGCAAAGCTGTCATCAG TGAGATTGACAAGAACTTGGATCAGATGGCAAATATGAGGAAAGACAAGATCATTATGGAGGGAAAACTGAAGAA GTTGAGAACCATTTATGCCAAACGAACTGGAAAGAGGGAAGCCAGCATGGGTGTGGAAGAGAACCAGTCTGTTGGCACTCCATCCTCAGCCACCAAACGCAAGAGGAAACTGGGTGGAGACAGCGAAgatgacgacgacgacgacgatgACAGTGACGACCAAccggaggaagaggaggaagaggaggaggaagaaataAAGAAGGTTAAAAAAGTGGAGACATATGATGAG GATGAAGTTGACCACGCTACCAGTGTCGAGGAACTGGAGAAGCAAATAGAAAAAATGGCCAAG CAACATCATCAAACCAGAAGAAAGCTGTTTGAGATATCCCATTCCCTACGCTCCATGATGTATGGACAGGATCGGTACCGCCGCCGATACTGGGTACTGCCCCACTGTGGAGGGGTCTTCATTGAAGCCATGGAGAGTGGAGAAG CTCCAGAGGAACTGGAGGAGGAgcgacagaggaggaggagagcagcagaggaGGTCAAGGTCAAAGAAGAACCTCAAGAGATTGAGTTGCAGAAGGAGAAACCCACCAACCTCGATGGGCAGAGCGTTCGAACACAGGACTTGGAGCaacagaaagaggaggagaaggaacaCGAGGGGAAGAAAAACTCCCCAACCCTCTTCTACCAGCAACCAGGCTGTGTAACCAAGCTGTGCGCTCTCAGAGAAGTCAGCAAGGACATTGGTAAAGAATCTGTGAAGGCAGAAGACAAGGAGAGTCCCCATGTGAGACAGAATGGCAGTCCCCTAGGCACTCCTGTTACAACCACTGTGTCAACGTCCTCCCCCACTCACAATACCCTCGAGCCTGCAACGGCGGCAGCAACAGCTCCCTCCATGGTGACCGCTAACGACACAACAAACATCCCTCCCCTGGCTTCATCCTCTTTATCTGCCCCGTGCCTGCCAGCTGCACGTGAAAGCCCAGGGAACACTCCTCCAACCTCATCCCCGGCTCCATCGCCACACCTTGCATTCCAAGCGAACGACCAGCTGCTCAGAGTGCTAACAGAAAGGAGTGGGCACTGGTTCAGTCTGCTCCCTCGCAACCCTTGCGACCTCTCCTCCCTCACCACAACACCATCAGGAGTGCCTCGTGTGTCTCCTCAGGCATCCTCCACCCCAGCCAGACCCAGATCCCCACCTCCATCCCCTGCTCTCCCTCTCACCCCTTCTGCTGCCTCAGCCTCTGCCAGCCCACACCACCCAACTGGCATCCTCAGCTACCCACTATCCACCCTGCAG GTGAAGTCAGGTGGCTCTTTGCTAGGAGTTTCCTTCGCAAGCTGGCCCAGTGGAATGATAAGTCCCAGCCTGCCTCTGTGCAGCAGCCCTAGCCCCATGCCAGGTCACTCTGTAGAGGGCAACACAGCAGCAAGTGTCTCCAGTAAAAGTGAATCGCCTTTACCTCGCATTGAGAAAACTTGCTCTATGCCCTCTCCCGCCTTGGAGATGCCCAAATCCCTCGACCACGCCATGCCACGACCCATTCCGGAAG AGATGCTGACAGGTTGGTGGCGGGTGTCTGACATCGAAGAGCTCAGGGCTCTCGTCAATGCTCTCCACAGCCGAGGAATCAGAGAGAAGGCCCTCCAGAGACAAATGCAGAAATACATGGAGATCATACCCCAGGTCTGCACCAAACACAGAGACG TGGCCATGATTGAGCTCCATGAGTTGGAGGAGAGCCAGGTCAGTGTGGAGTCGGTGCGGGGCTGGTGTGTTGAGGAGCAAGCAATGGAAATGGACATCGCTATACTGCAGCAGGTTGAGGAACTGGAGAGGAAGGTCACCGCAGCCAGCCTGCAGGTTAAG GGCTGGACGTACCCGGACCCTCAGTCTGAGCGTGAGGACCTGGTGTACTACGAGCACAAGCCCCTGACCAAATCCACGGCATCGGCGACAAACACGGGAGACAAGGAATCCAAGGAGCATCTGGAGGAGCGGGGAGAGAAGGGCGGGGTGATGCGTCACCCGGACAACCCGCTGGACATTGCAGTGACACGTCTGGCTGATCTGGAGCGCAACATCGAGAGAAGGTACCTGAGGAGCCCCTTAGGTACCACCATTCAGATCAGGCTGGATAATGTGGGTACGGTCACTGTCCCTGCCCCCGCCCCATCTACTAGTGCTGACAGGGAAGG CAGCGAGGAGGAGGTGGCCCACGGTATGAAAGTGTGGAGGAAGGCCCTGAGCGAAGTGCGTAGCGCCGCCCAGCTGGCCATGTGTATCCAGCAACTGCAGAAGTCCATTGCCTGGGAGAGGTCCATAATGAAAGTG TACTGTCAGATGTGCAAGAAGGGGGATAATGAGGACCTCCTCCTGCTGTGTGATGGCTGTGACAAAGGCTGCCACACTTACTGTCACAAACCCAAGATCACCAGCATCCCAGAAGGAGACTGGTACTGCCCAGCCTGCATATCCAAG GCAAGTGGCCCATCCCCCAAAAGCAAAAAGCCTCCAGCCAAACCAGTAGCATCTAGTGGGGGGAGTAGCAAGAAGGGCGGAGAGGCGAAGAAGAATGGAAAGCAGGCCGGTAACGGGGAAGTGTCAGAGGATGACTCGGCAAGTGCCAGCAGTACGCCCAAAAAAGGAGCAAAAGACACCAGCAGGAAGAGGAAAATGGAGGAGAGTTCACCTGCTCTAACGGCATCCAATCAGGAGAGCCCTGGGTGTGTGAAGCGAGCCAAGACGGCTCGAGACAACAACAGGGACCTGGGATTATGCAG AGTACTCCTTGCTGAGTTGGAGCGGCATCAGGATGCATGGCCTTTTCTCACACCTGTCAACCTGAAATCGGTGCCCGGCTACAGGAAGGTCATCAAGAAACCGATGGACTTCTCCACCATACGTGAGAAGCTTGTGAGCAGCCA gtATCAAAACCTGGAGACGTTCATCATCGATGTCAACTTGGTCTTTGATAACTGTGAAAAATTCAATGAAGACAATTCAGACATTGGTCGAGCTGGTCATAACATGAGGAAGTTCTTTGAGAAGCGCTGGACTGAGcttctgaaacaaacaaactaa